A section of the Subtercola frigoramans genome encodes:
- a CDS encoding MFS transporter encodes MINPGIAENTPCPGTTRITEAERTPGHLMSSSLLTSNPVSTTIPISAANSVSAPTRARSLPAQGQSVRRARPNAVASGHTTASSHPDLRVGLRGWLALAVLMLPVLLISVDNTVLSFALPVISESLHPSATAQLWIIDMYPLVLAGLLVSMGSLGDRIGRRRLLLIGAVGFGVVSIVAAFAPTAELLIAARAALAFFGAMLMPSTLSLLRNIFADRQQRRLAIAIWASGFAAGAALGPIVGGLLLEHFWWGSVFLIAVPVLIPLLIFAPLLIPESRDPNPGQLDLVSIGLSLVMLVPIVYAIKEFAIEGFSWASVGLFALGLAAGYAFVRRQLSRENPMLDMRLFRVGAFSGAVLVNLLSVVSLVGFLFFVSQHLQLVLGLRPLDAALALVPGLIVMVVAGLAVVPLVRRVKPGIVVAGGLMLSATAYVIVMLTGAGATAGTLAIAFAVLALGIGAAETISNDLIISVVPEDKAGAASAVSETAYELGAVLGTAVLGSILTAFYRSSIVLPHGLTTEQATSASETLGGAVGVSGEIPWSLGTVLLESARQAFDSGVVTTSAIGAALMVAATILALVTLRKARA; translated from the coding sequence ATGATCAACCCGGGCATCGCCGAGAACACGCCCTGTCCGGGCACCACCCGCATCACCGAAGCAGAACGCACACCAGGTCACCTCATGTCCAGCTCACTCCTCACCTCGAACCCCGTCTCGACCACGATCCCCATCTCCGCGGCGAATTCTGTCTCGGCGCCCACTCGCGCTCGCAGTCTTCCGGCCCAGGGCCAGTCCGTTCGTCGTGCGCGCCCCAACGCGGTCGCATCCGGCCACACGACCGCCTCATCGCACCCCGACCTCCGCGTGGGCCTCCGTGGCTGGCTCGCGCTGGCCGTCCTGATGCTGCCGGTACTCCTCATCTCAGTCGACAACACCGTGCTCAGTTTCGCGCTGCCGGTCATCTCCGAGTCACTGCACCCCAGCGCCACCGCGCAGCTGTGGATCATCGACATGTACCCGCTGGTGCTCGCCGGCCTGCTCGTCTCGATGGGCAGCCTCGGCGACCGCATCGGTCGTCGCAGGCTTCTGCTGATCGGTGCCGTCGGCTTCGGAGTCGTCTCGATCGTCGCTGCGTTCGCGCCAACAGCCGAACTGCTCATCGCCGCCCGCGCCGCCCTGGCCTTCTTCGGCGCGATGCTCATGCCCTCGACGCTCTCGCTGCTGCGCAACATCTTCGCCGACCGCCAGCAACGCCGTCTCGCCATCGCGATCTGGGCCTCCGGCTTCGCGGCGGGCGCGGCCCTCGGCCCGATCGTCGGCGGTCTGCTGCTCGAGCACTTCTGGTGGGGTTCCGTCTTCCTCATCGCCGTGCCGGTGCTGATTCCCCTGCTGATCTTCGCCCCGCTGCTGATTCCCGAATCGCGCGACCCGAACCCGGGCCAGCTCGACCTCGTGAGCATCGGCCTCTCGCTCGTGATGCTCGTGCCGATCGTCTACGCGATCAAGGAGTTTGCCATCGAGGGGTTCAGCTGGGCATCCGTCGGCCTGTTCGCCCTGGGGCTTGCCGCAGGGTACGCCTTCGTCCGTCGCCAGCTCTCACGGGAGAACCCGATGCTCGACATGAGGCTGTTCCGCGTCGGTGCCTTCAGTGGCGCAGTGCTGGTCAATCTGCTCAGCGTCGTCTCGCTGGTCGGCTTTCTCTTCTTCGTCTCGCAGCACCTCCAGCTGGTGCTGGGGCTCCGGCCGCTGGATGCTGCGCTCGCCCTGGTGCCGGGCCTCATCGTAATGGTCGTGGCCGGCCTTGCCGTCGTTCCGCTCGTGCGCCGGGTGAAACCGGGCATCGTGGTTGCCGGCGGGCTGATGCTCTCGGCGACGGCCTACGTGATCGTCATGCTCACCGGCGCCGGAGCGACGGCCGGGACCCTCGCCATTGCCTTCGCGGTGCTCGCCCTCGGGATCGGGGCTGCGGAGACGATCTCTAACGACCTGATCATCTCTGTGGTGCCAGAAGACAAGGCAGGAGCGGCCTCGGCCGTGTCTGAGACCGCCTATGAACTCGGTGCAGTGCTCGGCACGGCCGTGCTCGGCAGCATTCTCACGGCGTTCTACCGTTCGAGCATCGTGCTGCCGCACGGGCTCACGACCGAGCAGGCCACTTCGGCGTCAGAGACGCTGGGCGGAGCGGTCGGTGTTTCGGGCGAGATCCCGTGGAGCCTCGGCACGGTGCTGCTCGAGTCCGCGCGACAGGCCTTCGACAGTGGTGTGGTCACCACCTCGGCCATTGGCGCTGCGCTCATGGTCGCCGCGACCATCCTGGCCCTGGTGACGCTGCGCAAGGCGCGCGCCTGA
- a CDS encoding TetR/AcrR family transcriptional regulator has translation MTSAPSARDRVLDAFETILINQGERAATLDAVAAEAGVSKGGLLYHFGSKEALVDGLIERLSALVTEDVENIRTAEAGVVDYFIRSSVNIESPLDRAIISATRLAQGSQPKAQEALKSMQRDWFDVLAAAVGDDAVARTIMLISDGLYYNSALLPPALTETSSRVTANMDELVAIAEGLVASRRTGTKQPH, from the coding sequence ATGACCTCAGCCCCGTCTGCTCGTGATCGGGTTCTCGACGCCTTCGAGACGATTCTCATCAACCAGGGTGAGCGTGCAGCGACGCTCGACGCCGTTGCAGCAGAGGCGGGCGTGAGCAAGGGCGGGCTGCTCTACCACTTCGGATCGAAGGAGGCCCTTGTCGACGGCCTGATCGAGCGGTTGTCGGCTCTGGTCACCGAAGACGTGGAGAACATCCGCACGGCTGAGGCCGGTGTCGTCGACTACTTCATTCGCAGTTCGGTCAACATCGAGAGCCCGCTCGACCGCGCGATCATCTCGGCGACCCGGCTCGCCCAGGGCTCACAGCCCAAGGCACAGGAGGCGCTGAAGTCCATGCAGCGCGACTGGTTCGACGTTCTGGCCGCGGCCGTGGGTGACGACGCGGTTGCTCGAACGATCATGCTCATCAGCGATGGGCTGTACTACAATTCGGCGCTTCTGCCCCCTGCCCTCACCGAGACGTCGAGCCGGGTCACGGCGAACATGGACGAACTCGTTGCGATCGCCGAGGGCCTGGTCGCGTCGCGCCGCACGGGCACAAAGCAACCGCACTGA
- the serA gene encoding phosphoglycerate dehydrogenase gives MSKPIVLIAEELSPATVDALGPDFEVVTVDGTDRPALLAALANASAILVRSATKVDAEAIAAAPHLKVIARAGVGLDNVDIKAATVAGVMVVNAPTSNIISAAELTVGHILSLARHIPAAHAALAQAQWKRSKYTGVELYEKTLGIIGLGRIGALITARMQAFGVNVVAYDPYITSARAQQLGVTLLSLEELLAESDFITIHMPKTPETTGMISDAQLALMKPTAFIVNVARGGLIDEDALYRALTTGVIAGAGLDVFVSEPPKDEKLLSLENVVVTPHLGASTDEAQEKAGVSVARSVRLALSGELVPDAVNVAGGVIDPSVRPGIALIEKLGQVFSGLAKSPLTSVDVVVRGEIAAFDVSVLKLAALKGIFTNVVSESVSYVNAPLLADQRGVTVRLITDPVSEEYRNILTLTGALSDGSQLSVSGTLTGTKQIEKIVEINGYDVEVPFAEHLLVMIYDDRPGIVAIYGKEFGDASINIAGMQIARTNAGGKALSVLTIDSPAPDALLERVRVAIDADVLTEIDITD, from the coding sequence GTGTCAAAACCGATCGTGTTGATCGCAGAAGAACTTTCGCCCGCCACCGTCGACGCGCTCGGCCCCGACTTCGAGGTCGTCACCGTCGACGGCACCGACCGACCGGCCCTGCTTGCCGCGCTGGCGAATGCCAGTGCCATCCTGGTGCGCTCGGCGACGAAGGTCGACGCCGAAGCAATCGCGGCAGCGCCCCACCTCAAGGTCATCGCCCGCGCAGGTGTCGGTCTTGACAACGTCGACATCAAGGCCGCGACGGTCGCCGGTGTCATGGTCGTCAACGCCCCCACGTCGAACATCATCTCCGCAGCCGAACTCACCGTAGGCCACATCCTGAGCCTCGCCCGCCACATCCCTGCGGCGCACGCGGCCCTCGCCCAGGCCCAGTGGAAGCGCTCGAAGTACACCGGTGTCGAGCTCTACGAGAAGACCCTCGGCATCATCGGCCTGGGCCGCATCGGTGCCCTCATCACCGCCCGCATGCAGGCCTTCGGCGTGAACGTCGTCGCGTACGACCCCTACATCACCTCGGCCCGCGCCCAGCAGCTCGGTGTGACCCTGCTCAGCCTCGAAGAACTGCTTGCCGAGTCGGACTTCATCACCATCCACATGCCGAAGACGCCGGAGACCACCGGAATGATCTCGGATGCCCAGCTCGCCCTCATGAAACCGACAGCCTTCATCGTGAACGTCGCCCGCGGCGGCCTCATCGACGAAGACGCGCTCTACCGGGCCCTCACCACCGGGGTGATCGCAGGCGCAGGACTCGATGTCTTCGTCAGCGAACCGCCGAAGGACGAGAAACTGCTCAGCCTCGAGAACGTTGTCGTCACCCCCCACCTGGGTGCGTCGACCGATGAGGCGCAGGAGAAGGCTGGCGTCTCGGTCGCTCGTTCGGTGCGCCTTGCCCTCTCTGGCGAACTCGTTCCTGACGCGGTCAACGTCGCCGGCGGTGTCATCGATCCGTCGGTGCGCCCCGGTATCGCCCTCATCGAGAAGCTCGGCCAGGTCTTCTCGGGCCTTGCCAAGAGCCCGCTGACGAGCGTCGACGTCGTTGTTCGCGGTGAGATCGCCGCCTTCGACGTCAGTGTGCTCAAGCTCGCAGCACTCAAGGGCATCTTCACGAACGTCGTCAGCGAGAGCGTCTCATACGTCAACGCACCCCTGCTCGCCGATCAGCGCGGAGTGACCGTGCGCCTGATCACCGATCCGGTCAGCGAGGAGTACCGCAACATCCTGACCCTCACCGGCGCTCTGAGCGACGGTTCGCAGCTCTCTGTCTCGGGCACCCTCACCGGCACGAAGCAGATCGAGAAGATCGTCGAGATCAACGGCTACGACGTCGAGGTGCCCTTCGCCGAACACCTGCTCGTGATGATCTACGACGACCGCCCCGGCATCGTCGCCATCTACGGCAAGGAGTTCGGCGACGCATCCATCAACATCGCCGGCATGCAGATCGCGCGCACCAACGCCGGGGGCAAGGCCCTGAGCGTTCTCACGATCGACTCGCCCGCACCAGACGCCCTGCTCGAGCGTGTGCGGGTCGCAATCGACGCCGACGTGCTCACCGAGATCGACATCACCGACTGA
- a CDS encoding DoxX family protein, whose protein sequence is MNPETVTAVQLGAAIVLGIAFVGMGINHFLPAGRRTMAAMIPPSMRRAGMLSPSNLVLFTGFCEIAGGVGLFIPATRPIAAVALAVFLVAVFPANAYAAARKDRFGALAIPLVPRAIAQVVLIAVLLFVAFA, encoded by the coding sequence ATGAACCCAGAAACCGTGACGGCCGTGCAACTCGGCGCGGCCATCGTGCTCGGCATCGCTTTTGTCGGAATGGGCATCAATCACTTCCTGCCGGCGGGGCGCCGGACGATGGCCGCGATGATCCCGCCCTCAATGAGGCGGGCCGGGATGCTCAGCCCATCGAACCTCGTTCTCTTCACCGGATTCTGCGAGATCGCCGGCGGAGTCGGGTTGTTCATCCCGGCGACGCGACCCATCGCGGCAGTCGCTCTCGCAGTGTTCCTCGTGGCTGTGTTTCCGGCGAACGCCTATGCGGCTGCCCGCAAGGACCGCTTCGGCGCCCTGGCCATCCCGCTGGTGCCGCGTGCGATCGCGCAGGTCGTGCTCATTGCCGTGCTGCTCTTCGTGGCCTTCGCTTAG
- the ilvC gene encoding ketol-acid reductoisomerase yields the protein MTEIFYDADADLSIIQSKKVAVVGYGSQGHAHALNLRDSGVEVVVALKAGSKSIQKAEEAGFTVLSVAEATAWADVIVILAPDQHQRGIYKDDIAPNLKPGSTLVFGHGFNIRFGYIQAPEGTDVVLVAPKGPGHTVRREFEAGRGVPVIVAVEEDASGSAWALAWSYARAIGGLRAGGIKTTFTEETETDLFGEQAVLCGGTSQLVQYGFEVLTEAGYQPQIAYFEVLHELKLIVDLMWEGGIAKQRWSVSDTAEYGDYVSGPRVITPDVKENMKAVLADIQSGAFAERFIADQDAGAPEFLALREKGAQHPIEETGRELRALFAWKQTDADYTEGSAAR from the coding sequence GTGACTGAAATCTTTTATGACGCAGATGCCGATCTGTCGATCATCCAGTCGAAGAAGGTAGCCGTCGTCGGTTACGGGTCCCAGGGACACGCTCACGCACTGAACCTGCGTGACTCCGGTGTCGAGGTCGTCGTTGCCCTCAAGGCTGGCTCGAAGTCGATCCAGAAGGCAGAAGAGGCCGGCTTCACGGTTCTCTCCGTCGCCGAGGCAACCGCCTGGGCCGACGTGATCGTCATCCTCGCACCCGACCAGCACCAGCGCGGCATCTACAAGGACGACATCGCCCCGAACCTCAAGCCCGGTTCGACGCTCGTCTTCGGCCACGGCTTCAACATCCGCTTCGGCTACATCCAGGCGCCAGAGGGCACCGATGTTGTTCTCGTCGCACCCAAGGGCCCGGGCCACACCGTGCGCCGCGAGTTCGAAGCCGGCCGTGGCGTTCCCGTCATCGTCGCTGTCGAAGAAGACGCCTCGGGTTCGGCCTGGGCGCTCGCCTGGTCGTACGCCCGCGCCATCGGCGGCCTCCGCGCCGGCGGAATCAAGACCACGTTCACCGAAGAGACCGAGACCGACCTGTTTGGCGAGCAGGCCGTTCTCTGCGGTGGCACCTCGCAGCTCGTGCAGTACGGTTTCGAGGTTCTCACCGAGGCCGGCTACCAGCCGCAGATCGCCTACTTCGAGGTTCTCCACGAGCTGAAGCTCATCGTTGACCTCATGTGGGAGGGTGGCATCGCCAAGCAGCGCTGGAGTGTCTCCGACACCGCCGAATACGGCGACTATGTCTCGGGCCCGCGCGTCATCACACCCGACGTCAAGGAGAACATGAAGGCCGTTCTGGCCGACATCCAGTCCGGTGCCTTCGCTGAGCGGTTCATCGCCGATCAGGATGCCGGAGCCCCCGAGTTCCTCGCCCTGCGTGAGAAGGGTGCCCAGCACCCGATCGAGGAGACCGGCCGCGAGCTGCGCGCCCTCTTCGCCTGGAAGCAGACCGACGCTGACTACACCGAAGGTAGCGCTGCGCGCTAG
- the ilvN gene encoding acetolactate synthase small subunit: MSHVLSLLVEDKPGLLTRVAGLFARRGFNIESLAVGASEIEGLSRITVVVDVEDAPLEQVTKQLNKLVNVIKIVELDQSQSVQREHLLVKVKVDNSTRSHVLEAVNLFRARVVDVSSDALVIEVTGDTGKTNAFLRVVEPYGIKELAQSGLLAIGRGSKSITERVYKN, translated from the coding sequence ATGAGCCACGTACTCTCCCTGCTTGTCGAAGACAAACCGGGTCTGCTGACCCGCGTCGCCGGCCTGTTCGCCCGTCGCGGCTTCAACATCGAGTCGCTCGCCGTCGGTGCGAGTGAGATCGAGGGCCTCTCGCGCATCACCGTGGTGGTCGACGTCGAAGACGCCCCGCTCGAGCAGGTCACGAAGCAGCTCAACAAGCTCGTCAACGTGATCAAGATCGTCGAACTCGACCAGAGCCAGTCGGTGCAGCGTGAGCACCTGCTGGTGAAGGTCAAAGTCGACAACTCGACACGGTCGCACGTGCTCGAAGCCGTCAACCTGTTTCGTGCCAGGGTCGTCGACGTGTCGAGCGATGCGCTCGTCATCGAGGTGACCGGCGACACGGGTAAGACGAACGCGTTCCTGCGCGTGGTCGAGCCCTACGGAATCAAGGAGCTGGCGCAATCGGGCCTCCTGGCCATCGGGCGCGGCAGCAAGTCGATCACCGAACGCGTCTACAAGAACTGA
- a CDS encoding acetolactate synthase large subunit — translation MSTESLPVPSNSAHPGARPTARPAAPKLEPEVLTGSGAILRSLEILGVTDVFGLPGGAIIPFYDELMASSTIRHILVRHEQGAGHAAEGYASSTGKVGVAIATSGPGATNLVTAIADAYMDSVPLLCITGQIFSHLMGTDGFQEVDIVGITMPITKHSFLVTKPEDIPATLAAAYLIASTGRPGPVLVDITKDAQQNKAPFVWPAKVELPGYRPVVKAHGKQIQAAAQLLVEARRPVFYVGGGVIRAAASAELLALAELTGVPVVTTLMARGAFPDSHPQALGMPGMHGTVPAVLALQESDLLISLGARFDDRVTGKVSEFAPDAKVVHVDIDPAEISKIRTADVPIVGDAKDVIIDLIAAFTVAAAEAAAGAASAAAAAAEVAGPDDDTLASPAIDAVPDISDWWDRLRELKRQYPLGYDEPEDGLLSPQYVIERIGQITGPEGVYASGVGQHQMWAAQFIKYERPNAWLNSGGAGTMGYGVPAAMGAKVANPDRTVWAIDGDGCFQMTNQELATCTINKIPIKVAIINNSSLGMVRQWQTLFYDGRHSFTDLNTGDGTIMIPDFVKMADAYGALGIRVTKKEDVDAAIKLAIETNDRPVVIDFVVSRDSMVWPMVPQGLSNSSVQYAREHAPEWEEE, via the coding sequence ATGTCCACGGAATCACTCCCCGTGCCGTCGAATTCCGCGCATCCCGGTGCCCGACCGACGGCCAGGCCGGCTGCTCCGAAGCTGGAGCCAGAAGTACTCACCGGGTCGGGCGCGATCCTGCGCTCGCTCGAGATCCTCGGCGTCACCGACGTCTTCGGCCTCCCGGGCGGTGCGATCATCCCGTTCTACGACGAGCTGATGGCCTCGTCGACGATCAGGCACATCCTCGTGCGCCACGAGCAGGGTGCCGGGCACGCTGCCGAGGGGTACGCGTCATCGACGGGCAAGGTGGGGGTCGCCATCGCGACCTCGGGCCCGGGAGCGACGAACCTCGTCACCGCGATCGCCGATGCCTACATGGACTCGGTGCCGCTCCTGTGCATCACCGGACAGATCTTCTCGCACCTGATGGGAACGGACGGTTTCCAGGAGGTCGACATCGTCGGCATCACGATGCCCATCACGAAGCACTCGTTCCTGGTCACCAAGCCCGAAGACATCCCCGCAACGCTCGCTGCGGCGTATCTCATCGCGTCGACCGGCCGACCGGGGCCCGTTCTCGTCGACATCACCAAGGATGCCCAGCAGAACAAGGCGCCCTTCGTCTGGCCGGCCAAGGTCGAGCTGCCGGGGTATCGTCCCGTCGTCAAGGCGCACGGAAAGCAGATCCAGGCCGCGGCACAGCTGCTGGTCGAAGCCAGGCGGCCAGTGTTCTACGTGGGTGGCGGTGTCATCCGCGCGGCGGCATCGGCCGAACTGCTGGCTCTTGCCGAGCTCACCGGTGTGCCTGTCGTCACGACGCTGATGGCCCGCGGCGCATTCCCCGATTCGCACCCGCAGGCCCTCGGCATGCCGGGCATGCACGGCACGGTTCCCGCTGTGCTCGCGCTGCAGGAGAGCGACCTGCTCATCTCTCTCGGCGCGCGTTTCGACGACCGGGTCACGGGCAAGGTCAGCGAGTTCGCTCCTGATGCGAAGGTCGTGCACGTCGACATCGACCCGGCCGAGATCTCGAAGATCCGTACGGCCGATGTTCCGATCGTGGGTGACGCCAAAGACGTCATCATCGACCTGATCGCCGCCTTCACCGTTGCGGCGGCTGAGGCCGCGGCCGGTGCTGCCAGCGCAGCGGCCGCCGCCGCGGAGGTCGCCGGCCCTGACGATGACACGCTGGCGTCGCCGGCGATCGACGCGGTGCCTGACATCTCCGACTGGTGGGATCGCCTTCGTGAACTGAAGCGCCAGTACCCGCTGGGCTACGACGAGCCTGAAGACGGTCTGCTTTCACCGCAGTATGTCATCGAGCGCATCGGCCAGATCACCGGCCCCGAGGGCGTCTACGCCTCGGGTGTCGGCCAGCACCAGATGTGGGCCGCCCAGTTCATTAAGTACGAGCGACCCAACGCCTGGTTGAACTCGGGAGGCGCGGGCACCATGGGCTACGGCGTTCCTGCAGCCATGGGCGCGAAGGTCGCGAACCCCGACCGCACGGTCTGGGCGATCGACGGCGATGGATGCTTCCAGATGACCAACCAGGAGCTGGCCACCTGCACCATCAACAAGATCCCGATCAAGGTCGCGATCATCAACAACTCCTCGCTCGGCATGGTGCGGCAGTGGCAGACGCTCTTCTACGACGGTCGCCACAGCTTCACCGACCTCAACACCGGCGACGGAACGATCATGATCCCCGACTTCGTGAAGATGGCTGACGCGTATGGCGCGCTGGGCATCCGGGTCACCAAGAAGGAAGACGTCGACGCAGCGATCAAGCTGGCGATCGAGACCAACGATCGCCCTGTCGTCATCGACTTCGTGGTGAGCCGTGACTCGATGGTCTGGCCGATGGTTCCCCAGGGACTCAGCAATTCATCAGTTCAGTACGCGCGCGAGCACGCCCCAGAGTGGGAAGAGGAGTAA
- the ilvD gene encoding dihydroxy-acid dehydratase, with protein MPEIDMKPRSRVVTDGIEATTSRGMLRAVGMGDADWDKPQIGIASSWNEITPCNLSLDRLAQASKEGVHSGGGYPLQFGTISVSDGISMGHEGMHFSLVSREVIADSVETVMQAERLDGSILLAGCDKSLPGMLMAAARLDLASVFLYAGSIAPGWVKLSDGTEKDITIIDSFEAVGGVKAGTMSEADAKRIECAFAPGEGACGGMYTANTMASVAEALGMSLPGSASPASADRRRDYYAHRSGEAVVNMLRLGITTRDILTKHAFENAIAVAMALGGSTNVILHLLAIAYEAEVDLTIDDFNRIGDTIPHLADMKPFGQYVMNDLDRRGGLPVLMKALLDAGLLHGDALTVTGKTLAENLAEIDIPPLDGKVLRMLDNPIHATGGLTVLKGSLAPEGGVVKTAGFDASVFEGPAKVFERERAAMDALTNGEIKHGDVVIIRYEGPKGGPGMREMLAITAAIKGAGLGKDVLLLTDGRFSGGTTGLCIGHIAPEAVDAGPIAFVRDGDLIRVDIAARSLDLLVEPSELAARRDGWAPLPPRYTRGVLAKYSKLVHSAAEGAITG; from the coding sequence ATGCCCGAAATAGACATGAAGCCGCGCAGTCGCGTCGTCACCGATGGAATCGAAGCCACCACCTCACGCGGAATGCTCCGTGCCGTGGGCATGGGTGACGCCGACTGGGACAAGCCGCAGATCGGCATCGCGAGCTCGTGGAACGAGATCACCCCGTGCAATCTCTCCCTCGACCGTCTGGCGCAGGCCTCGAAAGAGGGTGTGCACTCCGGCGGCGGCTACCCGCTGCAGTTCGGCACGATCTCGGTCTCTGACGGCATCTCGATGGGCCACGAGGGCATGCACTTCTCGCTCGTCTCACGCGAGGTCATCGCCGACAGCGTCGAGACCGTCATGCAGGCCGAGCGCCTCGATGGCTCCATTCTTCTGGCGGGCTGTGACAAGTCGCTACCCGGAATGCTCATGGCAGCGGCCCGGCTCGACCTCGCGAGCGTGTTCCTCTACGCGGGCTCGATCGCTCCGGGCTGGGTGAAGCTCAGCGACGGCACCGAGAAGGACATCACGATCATCGACTCGTTCGAGGCGGTCGGCGGCGTCAAGGCCGGCACCATGAGCGAGGCCGACGCCAAGCGCATCGAGTGCGCCTTCGCCCCGGGCGAGGGCGCCTGTGGCGGAATGTACACGGCCAACACGATGGCGAGCGTCGCAGAAGCACTCGGCATGAGCCTTCCCGGCTCGGCCTCGCCCGCCAGTGCCGACCGCCGCCGCGACTACTACGCCCACCGCTCCGGTGAGGCCGTCGTCAACATGCTGCGCCTCGGCATCACGACCCGTGACATTCTCACCAAACACGCCTTCGAGAACGCCATCGCCGTCGCCATGGCGCTCGGGGGCTCGACCAACGTCATCCTCCACCTGCTCGCGATCGCCTACGAGGCAGAGGTCGACCTCACCATCGATGACTTCAACCGCATCGGCGACACCATCCCGCACCTCGCCGACATGAAGCCGTTCGGCCAGTACGTCATGAACGACCTCGACCGCCGTGGCGGACTGCCGGTTCTCATGAAGGCCCTGCTGGATGCTGGGCTGCTGCACGGCGACGCACTCACCGTCACGGGCAAGACCCTGGCCGAGAACCTCGCCGAGATCGACATCCCCCCGCTCGACGGCAAGGTGTTGCGCATGCTCGACAACCCGATCCACGCGACGGGGGGGCTCACCGTGCTCAAGGGGTCGCTGGCGCCCGAGGGCGGCGTGGTCAAGACGGCCGGGTTCGACGCATCCGTCTTCGAGGGCCCCGCAAAGGTGTTCGAGCGGGAACGCGCCGCCATGGATGCCCTGACGAACGGCGAGATCAAGCACGGTGATGTGGTGATCATCCGGTACGAAGGCCCGAAGGGCGGCCCCGGCATGCGCGAGATGCTCGCGATCACCGCCGCCATCAAGGGTGCAGGGCTCGGCAAAGATGTACTACTCTTGACAGACGGCAGATTCTCAGGCGGCACAACCGGACTGTGTATCGGCCACATAGCACCCGAAGCAGTCGATGCAGGTCCGATTGCCTTCGTGCGCGATGGTGATCTAATACGGGTCGATATCGCAGCTCGCTCGCTTGACCTACTGGTTGAGCCCTCAGAGCTTGCAGCCCGCCGAGACGGCTGGGCTCCGCTTCCTCCGCGCTATACCCGTGGCGTTCTGGCCAAGTACTCGAAACTCGTGCATTCTGCAGCAGAAGGCGCGATCACCGGGTAA
- the otsB gene encoding trehalose-phosphatase: MTVSAALAQRLTELAATPRLLVALDFDGTLAPEVDDPENARALPEARAAILRLVARPDTRVALVSGRAMASLQHVAEAPDSVLLVGSHGVEFRLDSPDVTLDQSEDERKQVGRLGDVLEAVAARFDQVWVEIKPAGFALHTRLASDEDSRATHEAALAETAHIDGLTVREGKNVIEFSLRSATKGDALRHLAEFTGATAVFYAGDDVTDEDAFRVLGPADLGLKCGLGATAAGFSVANPGEVAGVLADLASLREEQAILPS, from the coding sequence GTGACGGTATCGGCGGCCCTTGCCCAGAGACTGACTGAACTCGCGGCGACTCCGCGACTGCTGGTCGCCCTGGACTTCGACGGCACGCTGGCACCCGAAGTGGATGACCCCGAGAACGCCCGCGCACTGCCAGAGGCCCGCGCGGCCATCCTGCGCCTGGTCGCCCGGCCTGACACGCGCGTCGCGCTCGTGTCAGGCCGGGCCATGGCCAGCCTTCAGCACGTCGCCGAGGCACCCGACTCTGTGCTGCTCGTCGGTTCGCACGGAGTCGAGTTCCGACTGGATTCACCGGACGTCACCCTCGACCAGAGCGAGGACGAACGCAAGCAGGTCGGCAGGCTCGGCGACGTACTCGAAGCCGTTGCGGCCCGCTTCGACCAGGTCTGGGTCGAGATCAAGCCCGCCGGTTTCGCGTTGCACACCCGGCTGGCGTCAGACGAAGACAGCCGTGCCACGCACGAGGCGGCGCTCGCAGAGACGGCCCACATCGACGGCCTCACGGTTCGCGAGGGCAAGAATGTGATCGAGTTCTCGCTGCGTAGTGCCACCAAGGGCGACGCGCTCCGGCACCTCGCAGAGTTCACCGGCGCAACGGCGGTCTTCTATGCAGGCGATGACGTGACAGACGAAGACGCCTTCCGGGTGCTCGGGCCCGCGGACCTCGGCCTGAAGTGCGGTCTGGGAGCCACCGCTGCAGGATTCAGCGTGGCGAATCCCGGCGAGGTGGCCGGGGTGCTCGCCGACCTCGCGTCGCTTCGGGAGGAACAGGCGATTCTGCCCTCCTGA